The following proteins come from a genomic window of Novosphingobium aromaticivorans DSM 12444:
- a CDS encoding pilus assembly protein CpaE, which yields MSWKNANRDAFAAFMCDENALDMLRPVVVDMGWAPEKCHRGGLRNAIQSLSITASPNILMVDLSESGDPLNDINALAEVCEPGTVVIAVGQVNDVRLYRDLIASGIQDYLLKPLNPGQLRDALVQAQAIFTAPKSHDPATAKRHISTAIVGTRGGVGASTLATSLAWLFSTDHRLPTALLDLDVHFGTGALTLDLEPGRGLTDAIDNPSRIDGLFIERAMIRANDNLAILSAEAPISSPLMTDGSAFLQLEEEFRQAFEMTVIDMPRNMLINFPHLLADVNVVIVATELTLAGARDAIRLLSWLKTNAAHARPLIVANKIQAGANEISKADFEASIERKINYMIPYDIKGASNAAKLGQTFVAANRSSKAGTVLRDIGEAIIGSVGEDGSTSADTGADSRKASLLGKFDLKKMLAPKARAGAPA from the coding sequence ATGAGCTGGAAGAACGCAAACCGCGACGCCTTCGCTGCCTTCATGTGCGACGAGAACGCGCTGGACATGCTCCGGCCGGTGGTCGTCGACATGGGCTGGGCGCCGGAAAAGTGCCATCGCGGCGGACTTCGCAACGCGATCCAGTCGCTTTCGATCACCGCAAGCCCGAACATCCTGATGGTCGACCTGTCGGAAAGCGGCGATCCGCTGAACGACATCAATGCGCTCGCCGAAGTGTGCGAGCCCGGCACCGTCGTGATCGCCGTGGGCCAGGTCAACGATGTGCGACTTTACCGCGACCTGATTGCCTCGGGCATCCAGGACTACCTGCTCAAGCCGCTCAACCCGGGTCAGCTCCGCGACGCCCTGGTCCAGGCCCAGGCGATCTTCACCGCGCCCAAGAGCCATGATCCGGCAACGGCCAAGCGCCACATCTCCACGGCCATCGTCGGCACGCGCGGCGGGGTCGGCGCCTCCACGCTCGCGACCTCGCTCGCCTGGCTGTTCAGCACCGACCATCGCCTGCCGACGGCGTTGCTGGATCTCGACGTGCACTTCGGCACCGGCGCGCTGACGCTCGACCTCGAGCCCGGCCGCGGCCTGACCGACGCGATCGACAATCCCAGCCGCATCGACGGGCTGTTCATCGAGCGCGCGATGATCCGCGCGAACGACAACCTCGCGATCCTCTCGGCCGAAGCGCCGATCAGCTCTCCGCTGATGACCGACGGCAGCGCCTTCCTGCAGCTTGAAGAAGAGTTCCGCCAGGCATTCGAGATGACCGTCATCGACATGCCGCGCAACATGCTGATCAACTTCCCGCACCTGCTGGCAGACGTGAACGTCGTGATCGTCGCGACCGAACTGACGCTGGCTGGCGCGCGCGATGCAATCCGCCTGCTGTCCTGGCTGAAGACCAATGCGGCCCATGCACGCCCGCTGATCGTCGCCAACAAGATCCAGGCTGGCGCCAACGAGATCTCGAAGGCCGATTTCGAGGCGTCGATCGAACGCAAGATCAACTACATGATCCCCTACGACATCAAGGGCGCCTCCAACGCGGCCAAGCTGGGCCAGACGTTCGTTGCTGCGAACCGCTCGTCCAAGGCGGGGACCGTTCTGCGCGACATTGGCGAGGCGATCATCGGATCGGTCGGCGAAGACGGCTCGACCTCGGCCGACACCGGCGCCGACAGCCGCAAGGCATCGCTGCTCGGCAAGTTCGACCTGAAGAAGATGCTTGCGCCCAAGGCCCGCGCGGGCGCGCCGGCCTGA
- a CDS encoding CpaD family pilus assembly protein, translated as MRHSLIRGTASAFVLSLGIALSACSSVPENRMLTSVHQPVVERNHFVFDLETLPGGGLSITEQRRLAGWFESLGLKYGDKIAVDDPLQSKATLSAVDAVAGRWGLMLADGAAPVTPGYVAPGAVRVVVTRATASVPGCPSWEYNSDMTLNNHTSTNFGCAVNSNLAAMVADKEHLIQGASGTGETVVMSSTKAIDSYRAARPTGEEGLKNVTTSSASGGSGGN; from the coding sequence ATGCGCCACAGCCTCATCCGCGGCACCGCAAGTGCCTTCGTCCTCTCGCTCGGCATCGCCCTCTCGGCCTGCTCGTCGGTGCCGGAGAACCGCATGCTCACCTCGGTCCACCAGCCCGTGGTGGAGCGCAACCACTTCGTCTTCGATCTCGAGACGCTGCCCGGCGGCGGACTTTCGATCACCGAACAGCGCCGTCTCGCGGGGTGGTTCGAAAGCCTCGGCCTCAAGTACGGCGACAAGATCGCGGTGGACGACCCGCTCCAGTCGAAGGCCACACTGTCGGCGGTCGATGCCGTGGCAGGTCGCTGGGGGCTGATGCTGGCCGACGGCGCCGCACCGGTCACGCCGGGCTACGTCGCGCCCGGAGCGGTCCGTGTCGTCGTGACCCGCGCGACCGCCTCGGTGCCGGGATGCCCATCGTGGGAATACAACTCCGACATGACCCTGAACAATCACACCAGCACCAATTTCGGTTGCGCCGTCAACAGCAACCTTGCCGCGATGGTCGCCGACAAGGAGCATCTCATCCAGGGCGCCTCGGGCACCGGCGAGACGGTCGTGATGAGCAGCACCAAGGCCATCGACAGCTATCGCGCGGCCCGACCGACCGGAGAGGAAGGCCTCAAGAACGTCACCACGTCCAGCGCCAGCGGCGGCTCGGGAGGGAACTGA
- a CDS encoding type II and III secretion system protein family protein, with protein sequence MKPARQNQIAKVRTMNRRISTSLLTAAALALPLALVPAGAPLHAQGMTSPARTVTISIGRGELVTVPGRMADVFVADERVADVQVKSTNQLYVFGKAGGETTIYASNAKGDVVWSANVRVGNNLDSIDQMLHLAMPEARINVATMNNTVLLTGTVAAPEDAAEAERLVKAFVGEKTNVISRLKMATPLQVSLHVKFAEVSRSLVRTLGVNLTTIDGTGGIKFGIGQGSTTGSVATNRNLPFGVGTSSTSGYILDPTGATSNYVSATGTSVAASSSGTTIAGMGKLLGLDLLAALDAGETIGLVTTLSEPNLTAISGETAEFLAGGEYPIPVSQGLGTTSIEYKKYGVSLAYTPTVLANGRISIRVRPEASELSSTGALKLDSVEIPALTVRRAETTVELGSGQSFMIAGLLQNGAQNALTKMPGAGDIPILGSLFRSTSYKKGETELVIVVTPYLVNPVNANDIKLPTDGFQSPNEIQRLLGHMESDGVTGGDRPKPTQKEGTTQQGPKVGELDVPTTPADRKKVAAAPAAAEPGFSIQ encoded by the coding sequence ATGAAGCCCGCGCGACAGAACCAGATTGCGAAGGTCCGCACGATGAACCGCCGAATCTCCACTTCGCTCCTCACGGCCGCCGCGCTCGCGCTGCCGCTGGCCCTGGTCCCGGCAGGCGCCCCGCTCCATGCCCAGGGCATGACCAGCCCGGCGCGCACGGTGACCATCTCCATCGGTCGCGGCGAACTGGTCACGGTTCCGGGCCGCATGGCCGACGTCTTCGTGGCCGACGAGAGGGTCGCCGACGTCCAGGTCAAGTCGACCAACCAGCTCTATGTCTTCGGCAAGGCCGGCGGCGAGACGACGATCTATGCAAGCAACGCCAAGGGCGATGTCGTGTGGTCGGCCAATGTGCGGGTGGGCAACAACCTCGACTCGATCGACCAGATGCTGCACCTCGCCATGCCCGAAGCGCGCATCAACGTGGCGACGATGAACAACACGGTCCTGCTCACCGGCACCGTGGCAGCGCCCGAGGATGCCGCCGAGGCCGAACGCCTGGTCAAGGCTTTCGTCGGCGAGAAGACCAACGTCATCAGCCGCCTCAAGATGGCAACTCCGCTCCAGGTCAGCCTGCACGTGAAGTTCGCCGAGGTGAGCCGTTCGCTGGTGCGCACGCTGGGCGTCAACCTCACCACGATCGACGGCACCGGAGGCATCAAGTTCGGCATCGGCCAGGGCAGCACGACCGGCTCCGTGGCGACCAACCGCAACCTGCCGTTTGGCGTCGGCACCAGCTCGACCTCGGGCTACATCCTCGACCCGACCGGTGCCACGTCCAACTACGTGTCCGCGACTGGAACGTCGGTCGCTGCTAGCAGCAGCGGCACGACCATTGCGGGCATGGGCAAGCTGCTGGGCCTCGACCTTCTCGCCGCGCTCGATGCCGGTGAGACAATCGGTCTGGTGACCACGCTGTCGGAACCGAACCTGACTGCCATTTCCGGCGAAACTGCCGAATTCCTGGCGGGTGGCGAATACCCGATACCGGTTTCGCAGGGTCTCGGCACGACGTCGATCGAGTACAAGAAGTACGGCGTGAGCCTGGCCTACACGCCGACCGTGCTGGCCAACGGCCGCATCTCGATCCGCGTGCGTCCCGAAGCCTCGGAGCTATCCAGCACCGGGGCACTCAAGCTCGACAGCGTCGAGATTCCCGCGCTGACCGTTCGCCGCGCCGAAACCACGGTGGAACTCGGTTCGGGACAATCGTTCATGATCGCCGGCCTGCTTCAGAACGGTGCGCAGAACGCACTGACCAAGATGCCTGGCGCGGGCGACATCCCGATCCTTGGCTCGCTCTTCCGCTCGACCAGCTACAAGAAGGGCGAGACCGAACTGGTGATCGTGGTCACCCCCTACCTGGTGAATCCGGTCAACGCGAACGACATCAAGCTGCCGACCGACGGCTTCCAGAGCCCGAACGAAATCCAGCGCCTGCTCGGCCACATGGAAAGCGACGGCGTAACCGGCGGCGACCGGCCCAAGCCGACGCAGAAGGAAGGCACGACTCAGCAGGGCCCCAAGGTGGGCGAACTCGACGTGCCCACCACGCCGGCCGACCGCAAGAAGGTCGCCGCCGCGCCTGCCGCCGCCGAACCCGGCTTCAGCATCCAGTGA